A single Mustelus asterias unplaced genomic scaffold, sMusAst1.hap1.1 HAP1_SCAFFOLD_1146, whole genome shotgun sequence DNA region contains:
- the LOC144487938 gene encoding tetraspanin-4-like, whose translation MGQSCLQCTKYLLFIFNLIFWLGGCGLLGVGVWLVITQGNFVTLSSSFPSLTAANFFITAGSVIMIVGFLGCLGAVIENRCLLLSFFVVLLIIFLLEMIIGILFLCNQETINLYAKEELQNGLQFYNTSGNSGLTNGWDIVQTDFRCCGVVHYEDWFSVLNGTKVPTSCCFKLINDCSTNSDTWWKDACYEKVIEWLKDNVVAVCIFGLCIPVLQILGLVSSLVMYCQLVRTEKQYS comes from the exons CTGGGAGGCTGTGGGCTTCTGGGAGTCGGAGTGTGGCTGGTGATAACGCAGGGGAACTTTGTGACACTCTCCTCATCCTTTCCGTCTCTCACTGCGGCCAACTTCTTCATTACTGCCGGTTCAGTCATCATGATCGTGGGGTTCCTGGGCTGTCTTGGTGCAGTGATTGAAAACCGCTGCCTCCTACTTAGT TTCTTCGTGGTTCTTCTGATCATCTTCCTGCTCGAAATGATTATCGGgatcttgttcctgtgtaaccaggaAACT ataaacctttaCGCAAAGGAGGAGCTCCAGAATGGGCTGCAGTTCTACAACACATCCGGAAACAGCGGGCTGACAAATGGCTGGGACATTGTGCAGACAGAT TTCCGCTGTTGCGGTGTTGTTCATTACGAAGACTGGTTCAGCGTCTTAAACGGGACGAAGGTgcccacttcctgctgcttcaagTTGATCAATGATTGCTCGACTAATTCCGACACCTGGTGGAAAGAT GCCTGCTATGAGAAGGTGATTGAATGGCTGAAGGACAATGTTGTGGCTGTctgcatctttggactttgcATCCCAGTGCTACAG ATACTCGGGCTGGTCTCGTCCTTGGTGATGTACTGTCAGCTCGTCAGGACGGAGAAGCAATACAGCTGA